The DNA sequence AAACGAGAGTTGTCTCACCGACTCCATGGCCTCGGTCGGCGCGTCGCCCGAGTACCTCTACGTCCCAGTGGGGACGTACACCGTCCGTGGCCTCGAAGCAGACGGAACCCGCGAACTGCGTGCCTCACTGGCCGAGAGTAACCGATATCGACGCGTCTACGGGAACCGTGGCGTCGTCATCTACCGCATCGTCCACTCCGAGAATTCGACCGCCGACTAGTCGGACGGATTTTCGAGAGTACCGGACAGCGACTCCGGCGAACACAACACCCATCACACCCACCGCCGAATCGAGGACCAACCGTGGCACTCGACGACACCGACGTACCTGTCGCCTACGACACCGTCGAGACACACGACGAGTTGATACGCTGGTCTCGGGCGTACTGCGCTCGGGCGGCCGAACAGCACGATTTCGCCGTCGACTTGGAACCGGTCGAGTGGGAAGTCTCCACCCGAGCGAAGCGGCGTGCTGCGGCGGTTAAGACGCCGCAGTTCGACGAGACAACAGTTGGAGAGACGGTCGACTGGGCCTCCCGTTCGACGTCCGGACAGGTGCCGACCTGTACGATGTCGCTGTCGTGGCGGGCCTTCGAATCGTTCGAGCGAGACGAGTGGGCCGCGACGCTCAGACACGAACTCGTCCACGTCGAGCAGTTTCAGGCGTACGGCGCGACCGACCACGGTCCAGCGTTCAAGCGCCGAGCAGACGCAGTCGACGCACCCTTCCGCGTCCGTCGATTCACCGACCCGAAGTACGTGCTCACCTGCACCGACTGTGGCGACGACGTCGCCTACAGATATCGCGAGTGTAAACTCGTTCGACACCCGTCGGCCTATCGCTCGTCTTGCTGTGAGGCGACGCTCTCGTGTATCCAACCCGCCGACGAGACGTGACTCGCGGGTGGGTATCGACGGTTCTGACACGCAGTTTTCTGTTCGAAAATCTCACGCAGCATTGAACGTTCGAAACGAGTGACAGTGTCGAGTCGATAACTATCTCGTAAGGTACCGTTTGTAGAACAGTTACGAAGGATGAACAGACACGATGATAGTATAGATTTCCTGTACTCTGTGATTCGATGGCCCTCAGTGTTTGTACAATTTCAAAATACACGAAATGTGGTGGATTCGAAATTACCTATAAATCCACTGACTACAACAGATAAGAGACAATTTTTTCGAAGCGTCAGTTCACGACGAACGACTCTGTCGCCGACGACGGTGAGCGAGCCTATTTTATCCTCCCCAGATGACCGAGGAGGTGAGTAGAGCAGCATGCGACACGTTCCAGGAACCTTCTCGATAGCGGCACGTGACCCGGCGACGAGCACCTTCGGCGCGGCAGTAACCACCGGAACCGTCTCCGTGGGCGCAACCTGCCCGTACGTGAGCGCCAACGGCGCAGCAGTGACACAATCGTACACCAAGACGGAGCAC is a window from the Haloferax litoreum genome containing:
- a CDS encoding SprT-like domain-containing protein, whose product is MALDDTDVPVAYDTVETHDELIRWSRAYCARAAEQHDFAVDLEPVEWEVSTRAKRRAAAVKTPQFDETTVGETVDWASRSTSGQVPTCTMSLSWRAFESFERDEWAATLRHELVHVEQFQAYGATDHGPAFKRRADAVDAPFRVRRFTDPKYVLTCTDCGDDVAYRYRECKLVRHPSAYRSSCCEATLSCIQPADET